The following are from one region of the Thermococcus cleftensis genome:
- a CDS encoding phosphoglycolate phosphatase, translating into MIKAISLDIDGTITYRDRTLSIDALKAIRLAERLGVPVMLVTGNSVPFAEAAAVFIGTSGPVIAEDGGALSLKGEGTMRKRVFLTDMDEEWILWSELKKRYPEAELSYSTMERKAGLVLRRTVPVEVVREIIEELGLNLIAVDSGFAIHVKKPWINKGTGIEKACEFLGIKPSEVAHVGDGENDLDAFRVVGYRVAIAQAPESVKREADYVTRKPYGDGGAEAIIHILRKFGYLGEGDEDPLGDP; encoded by the coding sequence ATGATAAAGGCGATATCACTTGACATAGACGGCACGATAACCTATCGCGACAGGACGCTCAGCATCGATGCCTTGAAAGCTATAAGGCTCGCGGAGAGGCTTGGTGTTCCGGTGATGCTCGTAACGGGGAACTCCGTTCCTTTCGCCGAGGCGGCCGCGGTTTTCATCGGCACGAGCGGGCCGGTCATAGCCGAAGACGGTGGAGCACTTTCGCTCAAGGGTGAGGGGACGATGAGGAAGCGCGTTTTCCTCACGGATATGGACGAGGAGTGGATACTCTGGAGCGAGCTGAAGAAGCGCTATCCTGAGGCCGAGCTCAGCTACTCGACGATGGAGCGGAAAGCCGGCCTCGTGCTGAGGAGAACGGTTCCGGTCGAGGTTGTAAGAGAGATTATCGAGGAGCTTGGGCTTAACCTAATAGCCGTCGATTCGGGCTTCGCAATCCACGTCAAGAAGCCCTGGATAAACAAGGGGACTGGGATTGAGAAGGCCTGCGAGTTTTTAGGGATAAAGCCGAGCGAGGTGGCGCACGTCGGCGATGGGGAGAACGACCTCGACGCCTTCCGCGTCGTCGGTTACCGTGTTGCCATAGCCCAGGCCCCCGAGAGCGTGAAAAGAGAGGCCGACTACGTAACCCGGAAGCCCTACGGCGACGGCGGTGCCGAGGCTATAATTCACATTCTCCGGAAGTTCGGCTACCTCGGTGAGGGCGATGAGGATCCGCTTGGCGACCCTTGA
- a CDS encoding GNAT family N-acetyltransferase, translating into MRIRLATLEDVRGIVELHTAGENLKGSLYERYTKGGPWTSVETLAVHINNLLLDDQLVAVAELDGKIVGEVEVLFSEEPVLGRQMRIAHVDVIEVHPDYRGRGIGRALVEFVEDVARERGAEMLTVQPDDEAKGFYERLGFNVELFDGTIVWVHAKGMGRTEVLEFSWQNVKNLELVAGRFQSSYSVFFSAFGDNIAGIHYTVEAGKSGDSYYALRNLPGREGVALLLWGRIEDVKPVLGRAKVLGFEGVLTVLQRGTRSFGVEKVGEVKIMGKPLT; encoded by the coding sequence ATGAGGATCCGCTTGGCGACCCTTGAAGACGTTAGAGGTATTGTTGAGCTCCATACCGCCGGAGAGAATTTGAAGGGCAGTCTCTACGAGCGCTACACGAAGGGTGGCCCGTGGACGAGCGTTGAGACCCTAGCGGTTCACATCAACAACCTTCTCCTCGACGACCAGCTCGTTGCTGTTGCCGAGCTTGACGGGAAAATCGTTGGTGAAGTTGAGGTCCTTTTCTCGGAGGAGCCCGTTTTGGGAAGGCAGATGAGGATAGCCCACGTTGACGTCATCGAAGTTCACCCCGATTACAGGGGTAGGGGAATAGGAAGGGCCCTAGTGGAGTTCGTCGAGGACGTTGCCCGGGAGAGGGGTGCGGAGATGCTGACGGTTCAGCCCGACGATGAAGCCAAGGGCTTTTACGAGAGGCTCGGCTTCAACGTTGAGCTCTTTGATGGAACCATAGTGTGGGTTCATGCAAAGGGCATGGGACGGACGGAGGTTCTTGAATTCAGCTGGCAGAACGTTAAAAACCTTGAACTGGTTGCAGGACGCTTCCAGAGCTCCTACAGCGTGTTCTTCTCAGCATTCGGGGACAACATCGCTGGCATTCACTACACGGTCGAAGCAGGAAAGAGCGGGGACTCCTACTACGCCCTCAGAAACCTTCCCGGCAGGGAGGGGGTTGCACTTCTCCTGTGGGGGAGGATTGAAGACGTTAAACCCGTCCTCGGGCGGGCAAAGGTCCTTGGCTTTGAGGGGGTTTTAACCGTCCTCCAGCGCGGAACTAGGAGCTTTGGGGTGGAAAAGGTTGGGGAAGTTAAAATAATGGGAAAGCCCCTCACCTGA
- a CDS encoding M20 metallopeptidase family protein, protein MNPVEEALKIKEQIISWRRDFHMYPELKYEEERTSKIVEEHLREWGYRVKRVGTGIIADIGEGEKTIALRADMDALPIQEENDVPYKSRIPGKMHACGHDAHTAMLLGAAKIIAEHAEEFNGRVRLIFQPAEEGGNGAVKMIEGGALEGVDAIFGFHVWIDLPSGIIGIQEGPFMAGAGIFSARITGRGGHGASPHQTVDPIPISAETILALQTIVSRNVSPIETGVVSVTAVHAGTAFNVIPEEVEMKGTIRFFKPEIGDLIQRRIREIFRGVAMAHGASYELSIEELVPPTINDAEMARFARRVAEKYGIRHGGVEPTMGAEDFAFYLQKVPGAFLTLGIRNEEKGIIHPHHHPRFDVDEDVLYLGTAMEVALALEFLR, encoded by the coding sequence ATGAATCCCGTCGAAGAGGCTCTGAAGATTAAGGAGCAGATTATCTCCTGGAGAAGGGACTTCCACATGTATCCTGAGCTAAAGTACGAGGAGGAGAGGACGTCGAAGATTGTAGAGGAACACCTGCGTGAGTGGGGCTACAGGGTAAAGCGCGTCGGGACGGGCATCATAGCGGACATCGGGGAGGGCGAGAAGACGATAGCCCTCCGCGCCGACATGGACGCCCTGCCGATTCAGGAGGAGAACGACGTTCCCTACAAGTCCAGAATTCCCGGAAAGATGCACGCCTGCGGTCATGACGCCCACACTGCGATGCTCCTCGGGGCGGCAAAAATAATAGCCGAGCACGCCGAGGAGTTCAACGGCAGGGTAAGGCTCATCTTCCAGCCGGCGGAGGAAGGTGGCAACGGAGCGGTTAAGATGATTGAGGGTGGCGCTTTGGAAGGCGTTGACGCAATCTTCGGCTTCCACGTGTGGATAGACCTCCCGAGCGGAATAATTGGAATCCAGGAAGGGCCGTTCATGGCGGGGGCTGGAATATTCTCCGCCAGGATAACGGGCAGGGGCGGACACGGGGCTTCCCCCCACCAGACGGTTGACCCAATTCCCATATCAGCGGAGACGATACTGGCCCTTCAGACGATAGTGAGCAGGAACGTTTCCCCGATCGAGACAGGAGTGGTCAGCGTCACGGCGGTGCACGCTGGAACGGCCTTCAACGTGATTCCTGAGGAAGTCGAGATGAAGGGTACGATAAGATTCTTCAAGCCTGAGATAGGGGATCTTATCCAGAGGCGCATACGGGAGATATTCAGGGGCGTCGCCATGGCCCACGGTGCCTCCTACGAGCTCTCAATAGAGGAGCTCGTCCCACCGACGATTAACGACGCTGAGATGGCAAGGTTTGCCAGAAGAGTCGCCGAGAAGTATGGCATTAGGCACGGAGGTGTTGAACCGACGATGGGTGCGGAAGATTTTGCCTTCTACCTCCAGAAAGTTCCCGGGGCTTTCCTAACGCTCGGGATCCGCAACGAGGAGAAGGGGATAATTCACCCGCACCACCACCCGCGCTTTGACGTGGACGAGGACGTGCTTTACCTCGGAACGGCCATGGAGGTTGCCCTAGCTCTGGAGTTCCTCAGGTGA